Genomic DNA from Solanum pennellii chromosome 3, SPENNV200:
TTTATACGATTACTTCTTTTTCAATGTAAATATGTGATAAGATCATAGGGGTTTTGTCAAACCCTCAATCATCATCACCAAAGGTGATAGCTAGTATGGATAACTTTatattgtttctattttattcttaatgtttaatatatttttcaaaacataattttaatattattcgataaaaatgagagaaatcgcacttttaagtttttttattatcattatcacctgttagttttataaattctcaaaattcctcatttttgcgcatcagattaatctatctcgcgcatcagattagtgtatcaggtataaaatgtacatcaaATAGTGCattatgtataaaatgtaatgtatcttacttaacaaTAATGTATCTCGTGCATCAGGTTAATATATCAGGATTTctataattataaacttaattataagggataaatgataattttgccttaaaaatatgtgatttatcTCCTTTTACACTAGTACAATAGTAATATTATAGTATtcctaatatttattatttcttaaaatatgtGTCAAGCCAAAGTGAACAATTATTGTTTGACTGAGGGAATgtaagtttaagaaaaaaatgagagcaATTATTCACGCATATACTTTCTTTGTCCTAAAATAaatgtttcaaaataaataatatatctcAAAATAAGTGTCttcctaaaaatattcaaaataaatatcatcatataaaataaaatataaaaaaaaatttatacgaATTGTCACatgtaatattatatatattattatattaaaatggagtaagaatacaaatatattggCAACCAAtgttttgtactaattatgtaatttaataTACGGTCAtcacaaaattataattaaataatacatatttttactctaatttatttgttaatcaGTATAAataacttagcataatcttttgtttattattgagtGTCAGAGTTTTATATCTGATATATTCCTTTCATTTCATATAACACGATCTCTCTATAAAAAcagatatttcattttaattatttaattaagaaaattttactatagttaatttttattagttaatttaattaatcaaaaaaattaaataataactttaaaataaaattaaataaaatgattataataacctaaaataacaataactaaCTAGGACGGTAGGACCGGATGAAGTACCACAGAGCAAAAGCAGAGAAAATAGGGgatcaaaagaaacaaaaacctCACCAACAGTATATTACACATAATTTTACAAGCATTTTCCATATCCCCTTGATAATTCGAGCACACAATTTCGATTAATCGTGTCCTAATGTCTAGTCGACGATTTGAgctcataattttaaaattgaaactaaaaaataCTTATCATCCAAATAACCGTTCTAACACATCTACACCTAGTTTTAAAACGGAGTTGACGCATCAACAACGATTCCCGTTGCATATCATCGAGAAATAGAAGCTGACTCGAGAAGTTTCTGAGCCGAAGAGAGTTGATCCATCAGATTGATGACACGTGTCCTGTATGCCCGAGCCTGATCAACAGCTTCCGCCTCAAGTTCACCGAGCTGAGAGCAGAGCCGCTCCTCCGCCTCCTCCGCCACCCTCAGCCGGTCCCACGTCTTCTGCAATTCCTCTTTCATTTTCTCTTCCCTTTCAATGCTCTTCTTCAATTCCTTCTCCAACTCCTCGTTTCTTCTCCGTAGAACCTCGCTCTCCGGCACGGCGGAAACTTCCCGCCGGTGAGGATTTGCTTTGCCGGAAGGTACAGCAATGGTGGAAAACATGATTAGAGagtaattataaaaattgagCACAAAGAAAGAGAAGCTACGAGATTGATTTTGTGATATTAGAAACCCGTTTAGAGGGAAGAGTACTTATAGATCCAAAATGAGCATGTCCAGGTTCAATGtatctaattttatttgtgttgaTATTTGTAAGCTACaattatttattctatttttctttttcttataattGAGGGGTTTATTTTAATCCAATTATAGTGGAgtgtttttgtcttttttataCGCACGTAAGTGCACTTAGCATCTTCGGGGCCCCACGTGTGAATAATTATGTCATacgaaaataaagagaaaattatctaaataatttttaatttattctgaTCTTTAATGTATTTTACTTGATTTCTACCATAATAGTGTATGCCATCGAGGATTGGTCATTGGGGATCTCTAGAAAGCcctttttatgaaatttttgagagGTCAACCGGGATATTATAAAGATGTTATTTTGGTTCCGAATTATTTCACTTGATTGAGAAATGATTCTGCATGTATCTCAAAGGTGTTCATTTTGGTCATGAATTATTTTACTTGATTGAAATTAttcttaatatataataaaatgtgtTCATTTCgattctttattttaaattcaatagattcgtaaataaaaaataatgtaaaatttgaTTGTGGACTCGATGTGGCTAACAAAATTACTATTGATGTCTTCTTTGTTAGCTCCAAAGAGAGAACTCCATAAAATCTATCGTTATTTtctccaacaaaaaaaattaatattttctcttttttaaaaatattattctagtGATGTAATACCTATTTTCATTTGAAGCAAGAGAAAACGaaaaattttgttgaaaaaaatgatgttAGATTTTATTGAATTAACAAATAAGACATAAATGGTGAAATTTATTAGCCACCTGGCGTCCACAATTAAATTTGACgtgattttataatatataaatttactaaGTTTTGGGTAAAAGttcaaaatgaacaaattttGTTATACATTAAGGGTCATTTcaattaaatgaaatgaaatatattaataatcaaAGTGAACAACTTTATAATACATAGGATCATCCCGATCAAGTTAAATACATTATCCACCTATTTCTCCAAAAATATACTCCCTTCTATTATATTTTGTTGAcatcattaatttaatttgacatgaaattttaaaaataaaatcataaaattcgTTTAGTACCAGGGACATAACAATTCATGAAATTTGTTTTGTATTAGTGATGTAACACTTTGCATCAATTATACTGATAAAGAGCAAATTTCAATAACTATTGTTGTGTAACGTAATTAGGTCTTATATTATTTATTCCTGAAAAAGTTTCATTACTAAATAAGTGGGTTATTAACTCACGCAAGaatattaaactaaaataaacttaaagaaTGGGTCATAAAAGTTAGGTAGTGTGTcactaattattttgaaattttgtggacCTATATGTTGTTTTGAATATGCAATTATGGTTGCACTAAAAAAACAGAATATACCATTGAGATACCGTTCTATGCTCTTAGACGACGTCGTCTTCCGCAAACTAAGAATGAGTCTGAAAAGACAGGTCGAGAAGGGTTGCGAGCTCAAACGAATAGAGTTCAAGCCGAAAGTGTTTCAAAATAGAATCTTGCTTCAAAGAAATAAGGTCTATTTTCCCACGTAGTTCGTCGGGCTTtcagttaatttgattaattttcaatgttaaattagattatattaattcgatatttaaaacaaaaaattatatactcTGAAAAGTACtaataaattgcaa
This window encodes:
- the LOC107012414 gene encoding protein RESPONSE TO LOW SULFUR 3-like, yielding MFSTIAVPSGKANPHRREVSAVPESEVLRRRNEELEKELKKSIEREEKMKEELQKTWDRLRVAEEAEERLCSQLGELEAEAVDQARAYRTRVINLMDQLSSAQKLLESASISR